CTGCCAAGGCTGCGGGAAGCAGTGGCTGCTGGGTGGTGGTGATGGTGTGTTGATCGCAGTAAATGCAGCGGTATGAGCAGCCTGCCATCGGAAGGAATACGGGGATAATGTGCGCGCGAGCGCTGGTCGGGGACGGCATCAGAGGTCGTACTGTTTGATTTTGCGTTGCAGGGTTCGCAGACCGATGCCGAGTATGCGCGCAGCTTGGGTTCGATTGCCACCGACTTGCTGCAAGGTTTGTTCAATGGCTTCGCGCTCGATGTCTTCCATAGTTTGTTTGGGTGCGGCTTCGGTTGGTATTTCGTCCGCTTCGTAGGTTTCTTGCCGGTATTCTTCAGGGATGTCGCGTGGCGTGAGCAGGTGTGAACTGGCAAAAATAACCATATTTTCTAAACAATTGCGTAGTTCGCGCACGTTACCACGCCATGGGTAACGCCCAAGAATAGCAAGTGCTTCGGATGATATCCCTTGTATGTCGCGTCCATTTTCTGCGGCAAAGTGCTGCACGAAATGGTTGGCAAGGAGCGGGATGTCTTCGGGATGGTGCCGGAGTGGCGGCGCGGTAATGACGACGACTTTTAAGCGGTAATACAGGTCTTCGCGAAAATGACCGGCTTCCACTTCTTCGGCTAAGTCGCGGTGGGTTGCCGCAATAATGCGAACGTCTACGGGGATGGTTTCGCGGCCACCAATGCGGACGATTTCGCGATTTTCCAGCACGCGCAAGAGTTTCACTTGCACGGTCATGGGAATTTCGCCGATTTCGTCTAGAAAGAGGGTGCCACGGTGAGCTTGTTCAAATTTGCCGTGGTGTTGTTTATAGGCACCGGCAAAAGCACCTTTTTCGTGTCCAAACAGTTCGCTCTCCAACAGTGTTTCGGGAAAGGCCGAGCAATTTACGCCAACAAATGGTTGCTTGGCGCGATCAGAGTAATCGTGAATCGATTGGGCAATCAGTTCCTTGCCGGTACCAGATTCGCCGAGTATAAGCACGGAAGCTCGGGTTGAGGCCACGCTGATAATCTTTTCGCGCACTTCGCGCAGATCGGGGCTCTCTCCCAAAAGTGGCGATGTGAGTGGTGGTTGGCCGCTATTTTCTTGAATTTCCGCTTCTTCATCATCTTCGCCCATCGCTTTATCCCACGCGGCGGCCACGACACGGCGTAGTTCGGTAAGGTTTACGGGTTTGGTAACGTAATCAAAAGCGCCTTGTTTCATGGCGTCCACAGCGGTTTCAACCGATGCAAATGCGGTTATCAGAATAACTTCAACGGTTTCATCTTGTTGTTTGATAAATTTTAGAAAATCTATTCCTGTGCCATCTGGGAGGTGAAGGTCGGTTACCACCACGGGCGTTGAGTGAGCCAGAAAAGCCGCTTTTGCTTCGCCAAGAGTCGCTGCTTGCGCGACGGTATACCCTTTTTTACTGAGCGCTCGGCAGATAGAATCGAGCGATGCAAGCTGATCGTCAACGACTAAAATTGGCATAAGTGCTTTATTTGGCATAACCATCCTCGGTATCTGGCAATATAATCTGAACGGTTGTCCCTTTACCGGGCGCACTGCGGAGGGTGAGTTGCCCGCCGTGGGCTTCGATAATATTTCGGGCTATCGGAAGCCCCAGCCCGGTTCCATCGGTTTTTGTTGAAAAGAAGATATCGAAAATTTTCTTTTGGTTTTCGTAACTGATGCCAGGGCCGTTGTCAATCACTTCAATATGGTGGTGGCGTTGTTTGGTGTAATGGCGAATGGTTATCGAACCTTGGGGTGTATCGCCAAGGGCTTCAATGCCATTTTTCACGAGGTTGATCAGCACTTGGCGGATTTGATTGCGGTCGAGAAAAAGGGTGTCGGATTTGGCTGTCCGTTCGACTTCAAGCTGTATCCCTTTGGCGGCGCACTGGGGTCGGAACAGGTCGCAAACGCCGCCAAGGATACGGCCAATGCTGTCTTTTTTGAGCGTTGGCGATGTCATTCGCGCATAGGCAAGAAATTCGTTCAGCAGTTCATTGAGCCGTTGCACTTCGGCGCCGATCACTTGGCAGGATGCCAGTGCTTCTTCGCGCTCCAGAGTTTCTTCTTCCAGATCTTCTTGCAGCAGTTGGATATTGAGGTTAATCGCATTCAGTGGGTTTTTAATTTCGTGAGCTAAGCTCCCAGAAACACTGCCGATATAGGCCAGCTTTTCGTTGGCACTCACCCGCCTTTGCAGGGTACGCACGCGGTTGATTTGATTGACCATAAAGATAAACAGCAAAAAGAGGGCGGTCAGAATAACAAAGAATACGATGGAGTGTTTCTGGAAAAGGGTTTGGATTTCTTCTTTCAGCGAATCGCGCATCAGCGCGCTGGAAACTCCCAAACGGAAGACGCCAACTTTAGTCGCACCGTAATAGATAGGGAGCGATATGTCATACCCTTCCACGCTGTACCCGGCACCATCAATCAGTCCGGACTGCACGAGGGGGAAGCCACTCCGCAGGGCGTTAACGGTCATGCGGTCGTCAAAAAGCAACCCTTCGCGTTTGCGGTCGCTGTGTATGACGACTAAGCCATTGGTTTCGATAATCAGGGCGTAAACGATTTCTTCGTTGGCGCGGATGATTTCATCCATCGCACTGTGAAGGTTGCGGTAGGTGGAATCGGAAGTGTTCAGGCGACGGATGTCGTACGAAGTCATAAGCTCTTCGATTTTCGACTGGATGCGGTAGGCGTGCACTTTGGCTTCGCTCAAGCGGACGTCGACACTTTTTTCGGCAAGTTGGTTCATAATAAAATAGAGCGATACCCACACGGTTGATACGATAATCACCGTGAATAAAAGGTAGAAGAGGATCAGATTTTTCTTGAGGGTTTTATCCATGGTCAGGTACCGCCTCGGTGTGAGCGTTATGGCGAAAGAAGTCGTCAATCAGGCGACGGATTTCAGCGGCGTTGCGGCATTCGTTCAGGCTACGGCGAAATTCTGCTGCTCCTAACAATCCTTTGGCGTACCACGCGCCGTGTTTGCGCATGAGCGCGTGCGCCTGAACGGGCAGATACTGTTCCAATAGTTCTAGGTGACGCAGCATGATCGCCTGCACATCTGGGGCTTGCTCCGCGCCGCTCAAAGCGCCGATTGATTGGAGTATTTCCATAAAAATCCACGGGCGGCTATACCCTTCGCGGGCAATCATGGCTCCAGCACATCCGCTTTGCGCCATTGCTTGCTGAAAGGTCGCAAGATCAACAATATCGCCATTGACAATCACGGGAATCGTGAGCGCCTCTACGACTGGCCGGATGGCGTTCCAATCGGCATGTCCGCCAAATCCCTGTGGGCGCGTCCGGCCATGCACGGTCAGCATCGCCGCGCCGGCGGCTTCCATCTTCAGGGCAAAATCAACAATCGTATGTTCGTGATTCCATCCCAGTCGCGTTTTTACGGTGACATCGGCTTTATGGCCTACTTTTGCAACCATTGCCGCCACAATTTCAGATGCAAGGTCGGGTGTTTGCATGAGCGCAACGCCAGAGTTTGACTTCAAAACTTTTTTGACGGGACAGCCCATGTTGATATCAATCAGGGTAAAGCCTTCTTCGGCACAAATATGCGCGGCTTCGGCCATCACCTCAGGCCGTGCGCCAAAAAGTTGCACAAAGGGGCGAATGGTTTCTTCTGGTGAAACGTCAATGTAATGCTGGGTTTTGCGCACTTGACGGGTGAGGGCTTCGGAACTGACCATTTCGGTAAAAATATGTGGACAGTGGCATTCGCCAACGAGTATGCGGAAGGGGATATTGCACACTCCGGCGACGGGTGCCATCATAAGTGGTACGGAAAGTGATTGATGACGTAAATGGAGTGGTGCCAGCAAGTAAATATCCTTCACAAGGTAATGCTGAAAGATACACAGTACGGCTTTGGAAAGTCAACTGCGCTCATAGCGCTTGTGATCTTTGTCCAAGATGCTTATACAGGTGCCTTGTGTGAAGGCCGGAGAAGTATGGAGTTTAATCATGCAAAAGTATGATGTCATTATCATTGGTGCGGGTGCTTCTGGGCTGATGTGTGCCGCGGCCGCCGCCCGGCGTGGGAGAAAAGTGCTGGTATGTGATCAGGCCGATCAGGCGGGCAAGAAAATTCTTGTTTCCGGCGGTGGTCGGTGTAATTTCACCAACCTTGATGTTCGCGCCGTGCACTATATCAGCCATAATCCCCACTTTGTGAAATCAGCGATTAAGCGCTTTACACCGTGGGATTTTATCGACTTACTCGAACGGCACCAAATTCCGTGGCACGAGCGGGCGCACGGTCAGCTTTTTTGCAACGAAAGCGCCAAGGCGATTGTCGATATGCTACTGCAGGAATGTCGCCAAGCGGGTGCGACGCTGCAACTGAAAACAACGATTGAATCGGTTGTGCATGACACCGCTAGCGGCTTTACGCTGCGCACCTCGCGCGGGGAATACCGCTGCGAAGCGTTGGTGGTCGCCACGGGCGGCTTGTCGATCCCCACGCTTGGCGCCAGTCCGCTGGGGTATCGCCTTGCGCAGCAATTCGAAATTGCGGTCTATCCGCCCTCCGCGGGACTGGTGCCTTTTACCGTGCAGCCAGTTGACAAACAAAACCTTGCACCATTGTCCGGAATCGCCATTGAAGCGGTTGTTTCCATCGACGGGGTGGCCTTTCAGGAAAATGTCCTTTTCACCCACCGTGGACTGAGTGGCCCCGCTATCTTGCAACTTTCAAACTATTGGCAGCCCGGACAAAAAATCACCATCGACTGGTTGCCTCATCACCCCATAGCATCATTGCTGGAAAATGCGCGCCACGTGCACCCAAAACAACAATTAAAAACGATGCTGGCACAACATTTGCCCGCTCGCGTGGTCACCGCTTTGCTGCCAGCGACGCTTGGCGATACGCCACTCGCACAACTTGGCAAAGCCCACATTGAATCCGTGACGCAGTGCATTCACTGTTGGAACATTATCCCCAACGGTACGGAAGGGTATCGCACCGCCGAAGTGACCCGCGGTGGCGTCGACTGCGATGCGATTTCTTCAAAAACTTTTGAAAGCAAAACCGTTGCTGGACTCTACTTTGTCGGCGAAGTGTTGGATGTGACGGGCTGGCTGGGCGGTTATAACTTGCATTGGGCGTGGGCTTCGGGATGGTGCGCGGGGCAATATGCGTGATTTGTAAGGTGGCACAGCACACGTTCGCCTAAAAAAGTGGTACAATATACGATAACAGCGGCATCTGGCATTTTTCTCACTTTTGGCGTACAACTGCCTGCGACTTTGGAAGCTAAAGGAGTAATTTTTGTGGATATATTTGCGGGAATCGAAACCATCGCGACGCGTGCTTTGCGGGGCGAACGGCTCAGTTTTGAGGATGGTGTGGCATTATTTCGCTCATCCAATTTACTCGGCATCGGTAAGCTGGCGGATACGCTCAACCAACGGCGCCATGGCGGACGGGTGTACTTCAACCAAAATCGTCATATCAACCCCACCAACGTCTGCGTGAATCGTTGTAAGTTCTGTGCGTTCAGCAAGAACCCTGACGAAGCGGGTGCCTACACGATGCAGATCGAAGATGCCCTTCGCGCCGCGCAAGCCTGTCCTGATTCGGTACGCGAGTTTCATATTGTCGGCGGGCTCCATCCCGATCTGCCATTTACGTACTACACGGAATTGCTGCGCACGCTGAAATCACACTTTCCCGCTCGTCATATCAAAGCATTTACGGCGGTTGAAATCGACTATTTCGCCACCATCACCGGAGAATCACCGCGGTGGGTGCTGGAGCAATTGATGGCCGCTGGTCTTGGCAGTATGCCTGGCGGTGGGGCGGAAATTTTCGCTCACGACACACGCCAAATCATTTGCCAAGAAAAAATCGACGCCGAACGGTGGCTTGAGATTCACCGCGTAGCACATGAACTGGGGCTAAAAACGAACGCCACCATGCTTTACGGACATGTCGAAACAATTGAAGATCGCGTTGATCATTTGCTGCGTCTGCGCGAGTTGCAAAATCAAACACACGGTTTTCAAGCCTTTATTCCGCTGGCTTTTCATGCTGAGAATACTGAAATAGCGACGCGCAATGCCAGTGGCATCGACGATCTCAAGGTGCTGGCCATCAGCCGTATTTTGCTCGACAATTTTGATCACATCAAAGCCTACTGGGTTATGCTGGGGGAAAATGTTGCGCAAATTTCGCTGAGCTTTGGCGTTAACGACCTTGATGGAACGGTGGTGGAAGAAAAAATCACCCACGCAGCTGGTGCGACCAGTCCGGAAGCGATGGCCAAAGATCACTTGATTCACCTGATACAAGCCGCAGGAAAAATACCCGTCGAACGGACAACAACGTATGAAGTTGTCGACACCATCACGACTCTGGAGGGATCATGATGAAAATCATTGATGGTCAGCTTTTATCGCAAGCCACTCAGACCGCACAGGACGCTCCACGTCTGCGGGCGAATGTGAACTTCCATCGCAATGCCGATGATCCTTTTCAACGTTTTTTGAACGCGATAGAACCAAGCAGTTATATCCGCCCCCATGCGCACACCGATAAAGATGAAATCGCCCTCGCTTTGCAAGGGACGTGT
This Chrysiogenes arsenatis DSM 11915 DNA region includes the following protein-coding sequences:
- the dusB gene encoding tRNA dihydrouridine synthase DusB — translated: MKDIYLLAPLHLRHQSLSVPLMMAPVAGVCNIPFRILVGECHCPHIFTEMVSSEALTRQVRKTQHYIDVSPEETIRPFVQLFGARPEVMAEAAHICAEEGFTLIDINMGCPVKKVLKSNSGVALMQTPDLASEIVAAMVAKVGHKADVTVKTRLGWNHEHTIVDFALKMEAAGAAMLTVHGRTRPQGFGGHADWNAIRPVVEALTIPVIVNGDIVDLATFQQAMAQSGCAGAMIAREGYSRPWIFMEILQSIGALSGAEQAPDVQAIMLRHLELLEQYLPVQAHALMRKHGAWYAKGLLGAAEFRRSLNECRNAAEIRRLIDDFFRHNAHTEAVPDHG
- the mqnE gene encoding aminofutalosine synthase MqnE → MDIFAGIETIATRALRGERLSFEDGVALFRSSNLLGIGKLADTLNQRRHGGRVYFNQNRHINPTNVCVNRCKFCAFSKNPDEAGAYTMQIEDALRAAQACPDSVREFHIVGGLHPDLPFTYYTELLRTLKSHFPARHIKAFTAVEIDYFATITGESPRWVLEQLMAAGLGSMPGGGAEIFAHDTRQIICQEKIDAERWLEIHRVAHELGLKTNATMLYGHVETIEDRVDHLLRLRELQNQTHGFQAFIPLAFHAENTEIATRNASGIDDLKVLAISRILLDNFDHIKAYWVMLGENVAQISLSFGVNDLDGTVVEEKITHAAGATSPEAMAKDHLIHLIQAAGKIPVERTTTYEVVDTITTLEGS
- a CDS encoding NAD(P)/FAD-dependent oxidoreductase codes for the protein MQKYDVIIIGAGASGLMCAAAAARRGRKVLVCDQADQAGKKILVSGGGRCNFTNLDVRAVHYISHNPHFVKSAIKRFTPWDFIDLLERHQIPWHERAHGQLFCNESAKAIVDMLLQECRQAGATLQLKTTIESVVHDTASGFTLRTSRGEYRCEALVVATGGLSIPTLGASPLGYRLAQQFEIAVYPPSAGLVPFTVQPVDKQNLAPLSGIAIEAVVSIDGVAFQENVLFTHRGLSGPAILQLSNYWQPGQKITIDWLPHHPIASLLENARHVHPKQQLKTMLAQHLPARVVTALLPATLGDTPLAQLGKAHIESVTQCIHCWNIIPNGTEGYRTAEVTRGGVDCDAISSKTFESKTVAGLYFVGEVLDVTGWLGGYNLHWAWASGWCAGQYA
- a CDS encoding sigma-54-dependent transcriptional regulator — encoded protein: MPNKALMPILVVDDQLASLDSICRALSKKGYTVAQAATLGEAKAAFLAHSTPVVVTDLHLPDGTGIDFLKFIKQQDETVEVILITAFASVETAVDAMKQGAFDYVTKPVNLTELRRVVAAAWDKAMGEDDEEAEIQENSGQPPLTSPLLGESPDLREVREKIISVASTRASVLILGESGTGKELIAQSIHDYSDRAKQPFVGVNCSAFPETLLESELFGHEKGAFAGAYKQHHGKFEQAHRGTLFLDEIGEIPMTVQVKLLRVLENREIVRIGGRETIPVDVRIIAATHRDLAEEVEAGHFREDLYYRLKVVVITAPPLRHHPEDIPLLANHFVQHFAAENGRDIQGISSEALAILGRYPWRGNVRELRNCLENMVIFASSHLLTPRDIPEEYRQETYEADEIPTEAAPKQTMEDIEREAIEQTLQQVGGNRTQAARILGIGLRTLQRKIKQYDL
- a CDS encoding ATP-binding protein; translated protein: MDKTLKKNLILFYLLFTVIIVSTVWVSLYFIMNQLAEKSVDVRLSEAKVHAYRIQSKIEELMTSYDIRRLNTSDSTYRNLHSAMDEIIRANEEIVYALIIETNGLVVIHSDRKREGLLFDDRMTVNALRSGFPLVQSGLIDGAGYSVEGYDISLPIYYGATKVGVFRLGVSSALMRDSLKEEIQTLFQKHSIVFFVILTALFLLFIFMVNQINRVRTLQRRVSANEKLAYIGSVSGSLAHEIKNPLNAINLNIQLLQEDLEEETLEREEALASCQVIGAEVQRLNELLNEFLAYARMTSPTLKKDSIGRILGGVCDLFRPQCAAKGIQLEVERTAKSDTLFLDRNQIRQVLINLVKNGIEALGDTPQGSITIRHYTKQRHHHIEVIDNGPGISYENQKKIFDIFFSTKTDGTGLGLPIARNIIEAHGGQLTLRSAPGKGTTVQIILPDTEDGYAK